A single window of Bacteroidota bacterium DNA harbors:
- a CDS encoding 2-phosphosulfolactate phosphatase produces the protein MTDSPDLKVDACFSPFLYPVYRDAESIVVIIDVLRATSAICTAFHYGAEKIIPVATVDEARVWKEKGILAGAERNAVKVDGFDFGNSPFDYMGENISGKTIALTTTNGTQAIEAAKDAYKVVIGAFTNISALADWLVSQKRNVLLLCSGWKNKFNLEDSLFAGAMTAALVKRNPDFKLGDAGLALQHLYRISEKDQRMFLVRASHKERLHRLNLKDDVRYCLQPDLTTVIPVLENGALVRM, from the coding sequence ATGACCGATTCTCCCGATCTAAAGGTCGACGCCTGTTTCTCTCCTTTTTTATATCCTGTTTACAGGGATGCTGAAAGTATAGTGGTGATCATAGATGTGCTGCGCGCTACTTCTGCCATCTGCACTGCTTTTCATTATGGCGCCGAAAAAATAATCCCGGTTGCAACAGTCGATGAAGCGCGCGTCTGGAAAGAAAAAGGAATTCTCGCCGGAGCAGAACGGAATGCGGTGAAAGTAGATGGATTTGATTTCGGTAATTCTCCTTTCGATTATATGGGCGAGAATATTTCCGGAAAAACAATTGCGCTTACTACAACCAACGGAACCCAGGCGATAGAAGCGGCGAAAGATGCTTACAAAGTGGTGATCGGTGCATTCACCAATATCTCTGCACTTGCAGACTGGCTCGTTTCGCAAAAGAGAAATGTGTTACTGCTCTGTTCGGGCTGGAAAAATAAATTCAATCTCGAAGATTCTCTTTTCGCCGGCGCAATGACCGCTGCGCTTGTAAAAAGAAATCCTGATTTCAAACTCGGTGATGCGGGGCTTGCGCTGCAGCATCTGTATAGAATTTCCGAAAAAGATCAGCGTATGTTTCTTGTGCGCGCTTCGCATAAAGAGCGCCTGCATCGCCTGAATCTGAAAGATGATGTGCGTTACTGTCTCCAACCTGATCTTACAACGGTGATCCCTGTACTGGAAAATGGAGCGCTGGTGAGAATGTGA
- the gcvT gene encoding glycine cleavage system aminomethyltransferase GcvT, with protein METTTALRNTALASKHISLGAKMVPFAGYNMPVSYSGLNEEHLAVRNSVGVFDVSHMGEFILKGEKALDLIQSVTSNDAAQLYDGRVQYSCLPNGKGGIVDDLLVYRLDEKTYLLVVNASNIEKDWNWISDHNSFGVEMKNISERTSLLAVQGPDAMKTLQKLTDINLSEIPYYHFKKARPNAEGGQGKFAGHDNILVSNTGYTGAGGFEIYFDNEIANDIWDKIFKAGEEFGIKPIGLGARDTLRLEMGFCLYGNDIDDTTSPIEAGLGWVTKFNKEFTDKKILLEQKEKGVSRKLIAFEMIERGIPRHDYEIVDANGNKIGKVTSGTQSPSLQKGIGMGYVKTELAKTGNEIFVRVRDKNLKAQIVKLPFYKK; from the coding sequence ATGGAAACAACCACTGCACTCCGCAACACAGCGCTCGCCTCTAAACACATTTCTCTCGGCGCAAAAATGGTTCCCTTCGCGGGATATAACATGCCGGTTTCTTATTCCGGTTTGAATGAAGAACATCTTGCAGTCAGGAATTCGGTCGGCGTGTTCGATGTTTCTCACATGGGAGAATTCATTCTCAAAGGAGAAAAAGCGCTCGATCTTATCCAGAGTGTTACGAGTAATGACGCTGCTCAATTGTATGACGGCCGTGTGCAGTATTCCTGTCTTCCCAACGGCAAAGGTGGAATTGTAGATGATCTGCTCGTTTATCGTCTCGACGAAAAAACTTATTTGCTCGTGGTGAATGCTTCCAATATTGAGAAAGACTGGAACTGGATCAGTGATCATAATTCTTTCGGTGTGGAAATGAAAAATATTTCGGAACGCACTTCTCTTCTCGCGGTGCAGGGTCCTGATGCAATGAAAACGCTGCAGAAACTTACTGACATTAATCTTTCTGAAATTCCCTATTACCATTTCAAAAAGGCCCGCCCGAACGCCGAAGGCGGGCAGGGAAAATTTGCCGGGCACGATAATATTCTTGTTTCCAATACAGGTTACACAGGTGCCGGTGGATTCGAAATTTATTTTGACAATGAAATTGCGAATGACATCTGGGATAAAATTTTCAAAGCAGGAGAAGAATTCGGGATCAAACCCATCGGACTCGGTGCACGCGATACACTCCGTCTTGAAATGGGATTCTGTCTTTACGGAAATGATATTGACGATACCACTTCACCTATCGAAGCAGGTTTGGGTTGGGTAACCAAATTCAACAAAGAATTCACCGACAAAAAAATATTGCTCGAGCAAAAAGAAAAAGGAGTTTCAAGAAAACTTATTGCATTCGAAATGATTGAGCGTGGCATTCCGCGTCATGATTATGAGATCGTGGATGCAAACGGAAACAAAATAGGTAAAGTCACTTCGGGAACACAATCTCCTTCTTTGCAGAAAGGTATTGGAATGGGGTATGTGAAAACAGAACTGGCGAAAACAGGAAATGAAATTTTTGTCCGCGTTCGCGATAAAAACCTGAAAGCGCAGATCGTGAAATTGCCTTTCTATAAAAAATAG
- a CDS encoding glycosyltransferase family 4 protein — protein sequence MKKKKILFIASHRPDRAPGQRFRFEQYLAPLENAGFECEISYIVDEEADKILYARGKYFKKALIQLRSVRKRKKDAARAKNFSIIFIFREALMTGSTRFEKMFSDSGAKIIFDFDDAIWHLDVSEANRIFSWLKNPEKTGDIIGMSDLVFAGNEYLAAFAKKTNPNVVVIPTTVDTSKFQPVKHHNNNEKIIIGWSGSITTIKHFEFAVPFLKKLKEKYGDHVGFKVIGDPTYRNEELGIKGIAWNAKSEVNELAEIDIGIMPLPDNEWTKGKCGLKGLTYMALGIPAIMSAVGVNVEIINDGENGFLARTGDEWLEKIEKLISSEDLRRKMGEKAAKTVEDRYSVNAWKEKYVNYFCELLR from the coding sequence ATGAAAAAGAAAAAAATACTTTTCATTGCATCTCATCGTCCCGATCGCGCACCGGGACAGCGGTTCCGTTTTGAGCAGTATCTCGCTCCCCTGGAAAATGCCGGCTTCGAATGCGAGATCTCTTATATCGTGGACGAAGAGGCAGATAAAATTCTTTACGCGCGGGGAAAATATTTTAAGAAAGCGCTCATCCAGTTGCGTTCCGTGAGAAAAAGGAAAAAAGATGCAGCACGAGCAAAAAATTTCAGTATCATTTTCATTTTCCGTGAAGCACTCATGACCGGCTCTACCCGTTTTGAAAAAATGTTCAGCGATTCAGGCGCAAAAATAATTTTCGACTTCGATGATGCGATCTGGCACTTGGATGTTTCTGAAGCGAACCGCATTTTCAGCTGGCTGAAGAACCCGGAGAAAACCGGCGACATCATTGGTATGAGCGATCTTGTTTTTGCCGGTAACGAATATCTTGCTGCCTTCGCAAAAAAAACAAATCCTAACGTGGTTGTAATTCCGACGACTGTTGACACTTCAAAATTTCAACCGGTGAAGCATCATAACAACAATGAAAAAATAATCATTGGCTGGAGCGGAAGCATCACCACGATCAAACATTTCGAGTTCGCAGTTCCTTTCCTGAAAAAGCTGAAAGAAAAATATGGAGATCACGTTGGATTCAAAGTCATCGGCGATCCCACTTACCGTAATGAAGAACTCGGAATAAAAGGAATTGCGTGGAATGCGAAATCGGAAGTGAATGAATTGGCGGAGATCGACATCGGCATTATGCCTTTGCCCGATAACGAATGGACAAAAGGAAAATGCGGATTGAAAGGACTTACTTATATGGCGCTGGGAATTCCTGCGATCATGTCGGCGGTGGGAGTGAATGTAGAAATTATCAATGACGGTGAAAATGGTTTTCTCGCACGCACGGGCGACGAGTGGCTGGAGAAAATCGAAAAACTCATTTCATCGGAAGATCTAAGACGGAAAATGGGAGAGAAGGCGGCGAAAACAGTGGAGGATCGTTACTCGGTGAATGCGTGGAAAGAAAAATATGTTAATTATTTCTGTGAACTTTTGCGATGA
- a CDS encoding class I SAM-dependent methyltransferase, with amino-acid sequence MIAYKKEPLRWVGNGEMKIASFVAESMMNADRRTVRSFGEEWNRFSSFSNEELKIAGDQYFDIVKKKLLGKEKIILDIGCGSGRWSKYISPEVKFVEAIDPGDAVFAAKQFTSENKNIRITQAGFGDIPFEKNSFDLVMSLGVVHHLPDTAGAINEAAEMVKPGGHLLLYIYYALDNRGILFRILFHISSFFRRIISSMPTGMKFFFCDLIAFLVYMPFVLLARMFRFFYPEKKFWKKIPLSYYTDKSMRIIRNDSLDRFGTPLEKRFSKKEIEQMILKTGMKNIVFSDHAPYWHVIAEK; translated from the coding sequence ATGATCGCTTATAAGAAGGAACCGCTCCGCTGGGTTGGAAATGGAGAAATGAAGATCGCTTCGTTTGTTGCGGAGTCCATGATGAATGCAGACCGGAGAACAGTACGATCATTCGGAGAAGAATGGAATCGTTTCTCTTCATTCAGCAATGAAGAACTGAAAATTGCCGGCGATCAGTATTTTGATATTGTGAAAAAAAAGTTGCTCGGCAAAGAAAAGATCATTCTTGATATTGGTTGCGGTTCGGGAAGATGGTCGAAATATATTTCTCCTGAAGTGAAATTTGTAGAAGCGATAGATCCGGGGGATGCAGTGTTTGCTGCAAAGCAATTCACTTCTGAAAATAAAAATATCCGCATCACGCAGGCCGGCTTCGGTGATATTCCTTTCGAAAAAAACTCATTCGATCTCGTGATGAGTCTGGGTGTGGTGCATCATCTTCCGGATACCGCAGGAGCGATAAACGAAGCAGCAGAAATGGTAAAGCCGGGAGGACACCTGCTCCTGTACATTTATTATGCGCTCGACAACCGCGGAATTCTTTTCCGCATACTTTTTCACATCTCCTCTTTTTTCAGGAGAATAATTTCTTCCATGCCAACAGGAATGAAATTCTTTTTCTGTGATCTTATTGCCTTTCTTGTTTACATGCCCTTCGTTCTGCTTGCAAGAATGTTTCGTTTCTTTTACCCTGAAAAAAAATTCTGGAAAAAAATCCCGTTGTCCTATTACACTGATAAATCAATGCGCATCATTCGCAATGATTCGCTTGACCGTTTCGGAACGCCATTGGAAAAAAGATTTTCAAAAAAAGAAATTGAACAAATGATCCTTAAAACAGGAATGAAGAATATTGTTTTTTCTGATCACGCCCCTTATTGGCACGTCATCGCTGAAAAATGA
- a CDS encoding polysaccharide biosynthesis protein, whose translation MAKLNEGYTPRWIILTIDLSMVAVCIFIAYLLRFDFAIPPDQVATLPKVFSFILGVRLISFLVARIPWAIVRYMSQRDAIRILIALASGSAFFFIANQVSVRFISDTYVVPHTIIVIEFLATTFSMVSSRIIYKVMRTEMKDPSREKRSVLIFGAGESGLITKRTLDRDAGTKYKVLAFIDDDKAKHGRKLEGVTIMSPDKLPELLKKNDIAHVIISVQQISPVRKQEVVDLCLANNARVLNVPPVSTWINGELSFRQIRKVRIEELLERDPIKLDEENINAQLKGKNILVTGAAGSIGSELARQIAKFSPGKLILLDNAESPLHELELEMKDAELENKTEVVIGDVRNKERMENVFRTFKPEIVFHAAAYKHVPMMENNPSESILTNVLGTKTVADLAVEFHAKKFVLVSTDKAVNPTNVMGASKRIAEIYVQSLNNHISGTRFITTRFGNVLGSQGSVIPRFRQQIENGGPVTITDPDITRYFMTIPEACRLVLEAGCMGKGGEIFIFDMGKSVKIIDLAKKMIQLSGLTLGKDIEIAVSGLRPGEKLYEELLNNKENTLPTHHEKIMIAKVRAYEFDEMEKNVGELIALFHSQNNLDIVGKMKQMVPEYKSNNSVYEKLDR comes from the coding sequence ATGGCAAAACTCAACGAAGGATATACTCCGCGCTGGATCATTCTCACGATCGATCTTTCGATGGTAGCTGTTTGCATTTTCATTGCGTACCTGCTTCGTTTCGATTTCGCCATTCCGCCCGACCAGGTAGCTACACTTCCAAAAGTTTTTTCTTTTATTCTTGGCGTACGGCTCATTTCTTTTCTCGTTGCGCGCATACCGTGGGCCATCGTGCGCTACATGAGCCAGCGCGATGCGATACGCATACTGATAGCGCTCGCTTCCGGATCTGCATTTTTTTTCATTGCCAACCAGGTGAGCGTTCGTTTCATCAGTGACACGTATGTTGTTCCGCATACGATCATTGTGATTGAATTTCTTGCCACTACTTTTTCAATGGTGAGTTCGAGAATTATTTACAAAGTGATGCGAACGGAAATGAAAGATCCTTCGCGTGAAAAAAGAAGTGTGCTCATTTTCGGCGCGGGCGAATCGGGACTCATTACCAAGCGTACACTCGATCGTGATGCCGGAACAAAATATAAAGTACTTGCTTTCATTGACGATGACAAAGCGAAACATGGAAGAAAATTAGAAGGCGTAACGATCATGAGTCCCGATAAACTTCCGGAGTTGCTGAAGAAAAATGATATTGCGCACGTGATCATTTCCGTGCAGCAGATCTCGCCGGTTCGCAAACAGGAAGTGGTGGATCTTTGTCTTGCGAATAATGCACGTGTGCTGAATGTTCCTCCGGTGAGTACATGGATCAATGGTGAATTGAGTTTCCGCCAGATCCGTAAAGTGCGTATCGAAGAATTGCTCGAACGCGATCCGATAAAACTTGACGAAGAAAATATAAATGCGCAGTTGAAAGGAAAAAATATTCTCGTGACCGGAGCAGCAGGTTCCATTGGCAGTGAACTCGCCCGACAGATCGCAAAATTCTCCCCGGGAAAGCTGATCCTGCTCGACAATGCAGAATCGCCGCTGCATGAACTGGAGCTGGAAATGAAAGATGCTGAGCTGGAAAACAAAACGGAAGTGGTAATCGGCGATGTGCGCAATAAAGAGCGGATGGAAAATGTTTTCCGCACTTTCAAACCGGAAATTGTTTTTCACGCGGCCGCGTATAAGCACGTGCCCATGATGGAAAATAATCCGTCGGAATCCATTCTTACCAACGTGCTCGGAACAAAAACGGTAGCTGATCTCGCTGTAGAATTTCACGCAAAAAAATTCGTGCTGGTTTCTACCGACAAAGCAGTCAACCCGACGAACGTGATGGGCGCATCGAAACGTATTGCAGAAATTTATGTGCAGTCGCTCAACAATCACATTTCAGGAACACGATTCATTACGACGCGCTTCGGAAATGTACTCGGATCGCAGGGATCTGTTATTCCGCGATTCCGCCAGCAAATTGAGAACGGCGGACCCGTTACGATCACTGATCCCGATATCACACGTTATTTCATGACCATTCCTGAAGCGTGCCGTCTCGTTCTCGAAGCAGGATGTATGGGCAAAGGCGGAGAAATTTTCATTTTCGATATGGGAAAATCGGTGAAGATCATCGACCTCGCAAAAAAAATGATCCAGCTTTCGGGATTAACACTCGGAAAAGATATCGAGATTGCGGTGAGCGGACTGAGGCCGGGAGAAAAACTTTACGAAGAATTGCTGAACAATAAAGAGAATACATTGCCCACGCATCATGAAAAAATAATGATCGCCAAAGTGCGGGCGTATGAATTTGATGAAATGGAAAAAAATGTCGGCGAACTGATCGCATTATTTCATTCGCAGAATAATCTTGACATCGTCGGGAAGATGAAACAAATGGTGCCGGAATACAAGAGTAATAATTCGGTGTATGAAAAACTGGATCGGTGA
- a CDS encoding acyl-CoA thioesterase — protein MTHITPIQIRFKDIDALGHVNNANHFTYFETARIKFFNDLIGEEIDWRKAGMILASTSINYRKPILITDEIFVLTEFVKAGRTSFELAYRIVKKINEKEVLLADGTSVMVCFSYEMKKAVEIPENWKKKMETAGRKQ, from the coding sequence ATGACACACATCACACCTATACAGATCCGTTTCAAAGACATCGATGCGCTCGGGCACGTGAACAACGCCAATCATTTCACTTATTTTGAAACTGCGCGGATAAAATTTTTCAACGACCTTATCGGAGAAGAAATTGACTGGAGAAAAGCGGGAATGATCCTCGCCAGCACTTCCATCAATTACCGGAAACCAATCCTGATCACGGATGAGATCTTTGTTCTTACAGAATTTGTAAAAGCAGGAAGAACAAGTTTCGAACTTGCTTACCGCATCGTGAAAAAAATAAATGAAAAAGAAGTGTTGCTCGCCGACGGAACATCGGTGATGGTGTGCTTCAGTTACGAAATGAAGAAAGCTGTGGAAATTCCTGAGAACTGGAAAAAGAAAATGGAAACAGCGGGTAGAAAGCAGTAG
- a CDS encoding DUF2147 domain-containing protein, which translates to MMIGMNSVSYVQDDITGMWYNQEKDAKIKIYAASGKYFGSIQWLKTPIDPETGKPKLDKHNPDDALKTRPVMGLLILKYLTWDADDQNWSGGIVYDPKSGNNYSLTCTLQDKNTMELRGYLGFSLFGRTDIWTRDTETQ; encoded by the coding sequence ATGATGATCGGAATGAATTCCGTCTCTTATGTGCAGGACGATATCACCGGGATGTGGTACAACCAGGAGAAAGATGCCAAGATTAAAATCTATGCAGCTAGCGGAAAATATTTCGGCTCCATTCAATGGCTCAAAACGCCGATCGATCCTGAAACAGGAAAACCGAAATTAGATAAACACAATCCTGATGACGCTTTGAAAACGCGTCCTGTAATGGGGCTGTTGATCCTGAAATATCTTACCTGGGATGCCGATGACCAGAACTGGAGCGGTGGAATTGTTTACGATCCGAAATCAGGAAATAATTATTCGCTTACGTGCACGCTGCAGGATAAAAATACAATGGAACTGCGCGGTTATCTCGGATTCTCTCTCTTCGGAAGAACGGACATCTGGACACGTGATACGGAAACTCAGTGA
- a CDS encoding acyltransferase — protein sequence MGVIRTLLALAVVLYHSYGIGKHDNYMTGGMVSVETFYIISGFYMAMILNEKYRTGSYRLFITNRFLRIFPLYWACLLLVLAVCILGKIFYNDSFYLWYWTSQWSHLAWSSIILMILANIFLFGSDWLLFTGVKKETGTLAFTTTPYNSNPLSGQYLLIPQIWSVGIEFSFYLFAPFLVRTKWFLQFLLVLAALTLRYFLYAKNLNYDPWTYRFFPNEIAFFLAGSLAYKASVLLKEKKISSGIGFAGWLIILFCIIYYPHFSFIPLEKRCWYFYSLFLILLPFIFIYSKSFSIDRFIGELSFPIYVCHHVIMFMWRRYFFTPEHSAQMNWFGIVTALCSIAAAVLLYFGVVRPVEKVRARRAAKAQLM from the coding sequence ATGGGAGTCATCCGCACTTTATTAGCTCTTGCTGTTGTTTTGTATCATTCTTACGGGATCGGTAAGCATGATAATTACATGACCGGTGGAATGGTTTCGGTGGAAACATTCTACATCATCTCCGGATTTTACATGGCGATGATCCTGAATGAAAAATACCGGACAGGGTCATACCGTCTTTTCATCACGAATCGTTTTCTCCGGATCTTTCCATTGTACTGGGCCTGTTTGCTGCTGGTGCTCGCCGTTTGCATTCTCGGAAAAATATTTTACAACGATTCTTTTTACCTGTGGTACTGGACTTCGCAATGGAGCCATCTTGCATGGAGCTCCATCATCCTCATGATCCTCGCAAATATTTTTCTCTTCGGCAGCGATTGGCTGTTATTTACCGGCGTAAAAAAGGAAACCGGGACACTCGCATTCACAACAACGCCCTACAATTCGAATCCGTTGTCGGGGCAATATCTTCTGATACCGCAGATATGGTCGGTAGGAATTGAATTTTCTTTTTATTTATTTGCACCGTTTCTCGTGCGTACAAAATGGTTCTTGCAATTTTTACTGGTGTTGGCTGCTCTTACACTGCGCTATTTTCTTTATGCAAAGAATCTCAATTATGATCCGTGGACGTATCGCTTTTTCCCGAATGAGATCGCTTTTTTTCTGGCAGGTAGTCTTGCATACAAAGCAAGCGTTTTGCTGAAAGAAAAAAAAATCAGTTCCGGCATCGGGTTCGCCGGCTGGCTCATTATTTTATTCTGCATCATTTATTACCCGCATTTCAGTTTCATCCCGCTTGAAAAACGCTGCTGGTATTTTTATTCGCTCTTCCTTATTTTGCTTCCGTTCATTTTTATTTATTCAAAAAGTTTTAGCATCGATCGTTTCATTGGTGAACTTTCTTTTCCAATCTATGTTTGTCATCATGTCATCATGTTCATGTGGAGAAGATATTTTTTTACGCCCGAACATTCCGCGCAAATGAACTGGTTTGGCATAGTAACTGCATTGTGTTCTATAGCGGCCGCCGTGCTGCTGTATTTCGGTGTAGTAAGGCCGGTTGAAAAAGTAAGGGCTCGCAGGGCGGCAAAAGCACAATTAATGTAA
- a CDS encoding tRNA-(ms[2]io[6]A)-hydroxylase: MLGLRLPTDPHWVNIVESNIGEILTDHAYCEQKAASNAISLIVHYPVYPDLVAEMVKIAREELEHFSQVHALILARGEKLGNERKDDYVNELLKFTKVAGRSYHEILVDKLLFSAMIEARSCERFRVLSENIKDKTLAKFYYDLMVSEAGHYTTFISFAKKYGDGVDVDKRWKEFLDYEAKVIASYGKSERIHG, encoded by the coding sequence ATGCTCGGACTCCGGCTTCCAACCGATCCCCACTGGGTGAATATTGTAGAAAGCAACATCGGTGAGATTCTTACGGATCATGCTTACTGCGAACAGAAAGCAGCTTCGAATGCGATCTCACTCATCGTACATTACCCGGTGTATCCCGATCTCGTTGCAGAAATGGTAAAAATTGCACGCGAAGAACTCGAACATTTTTCGCAAGTACATGCGCTCATACTCGCGCGCGGGGAAAAACTCGGGAACGAACGCAAAGATGATTATGTGAATGAACTTCTGAAATTCACAAAAGTTGCCGGCCGTTCTTACCACGAAATTCTCGTCGATAAATTACTTTTCTCCGCAATGATCGAAGCCAGGAGCTGTGAACGGTTTCGTGTACTTTCCGAAAATATAAAAGACAAAACACTCGCAAAATTTTATTACGATCTCATGGTGAGCGAAGCCGGGCATTACACTACGTTCATTTCATTTGCAAAAAAATACGGCGACGGAGTGGACGTTGATAAACGCTGGAAAGAATTTCTTGACTACGAAGCAAAAGTTATTGCCAGTTATGGAAAATCGGAACGCATTCACGGTTAA
- a CDS encoding C40 family peptidase has product MRILAALFIFLFSFIAGTKKSVAYVHSPVNDTAGVTDSTARNLACKMEDDSMNRLVLVDSVIAYSKNFVGYHYKYGSNGQNKSFDCSHFVSYCYKKYGVNIPCSSAGLSTLGKKINIADVRPGDLMFFKGRNSKNPKVGHVSLVIENNDGHIKLIHATDRGVVIDEYDKMKYYRDRFIMARRLDF; this is encoded by the coding sequence ATGAGAATCCTCGCTGCACTCTTCATTTTTCTGTTCTCCTTCATTGCGGGAACAAAAAAATCTGTTGCGTACGTTCACTCTCCTGTGAATGATACAGCCGGTGTTACAGATTCTACTGCAAGAAATCTCGCCTGCAAAATGGAAGATGATTCCATGAACCGCCTCGTACTCGTGGACAGCGTGATCGCTTATTCGAAAAATTTTGTCGGCTATCATTACAAATACGGAAGCAACGGACAAAATAAATCTTTCGACTGCTCTCATTTTGTTTCTTATTGCTATAAAAAATACGGCGTGAATATTCCCTGCTCTTCTGCAGGATTGAGCACACTCGGAAAAAAGATCAACATTGCTGATGTGCGTCCCGGCGATCTGATGTTTTTCAAAGGAAGAAATTCAAAGAATCCGAAAGTAGGCCACGTTTCACTTGTGATTGAAAATAATGACGGACACATTAAACTTATTCATGCTACTGACCGCGGTGTGGTGATTGATGAATATGACAAGATGAAATATTACAGGGATAGATTTATCATGGCGAGGCGGCTCGACTTCTGA
- a CDS encoding MerR family transcriptional regulator: protein MPYRERDIEKLYYSIGEVSKMFNVNASLIRFWEKEFDLIRPKKNTKGDRMFTKTDLENLRAIYHLVKERGYTLQGANEKLKGGKDETFNAVEMVKSLEEVKSFLLEIKKEL, encoded by the coding sequence ATGCCCTACCGTGAACGCGACATAGAAAAATTATACTACAGCATCGGCGAAGTTTCGAAGATGTTCAACGTGAATGCGTCACTCATCCGTTTCTGGGAAAAAGAATTCGATCTCATTCGCCCGAAGAAAAATACAAAGGGAGACCGCATGTTCACGAAAACCGATCTTGAAAATCTGCGCGCTATTTATCATCTCGTGAAAGAACGCGGCTATACGCTGCAGGGCGCGAATGAAAAACTCAAAGGAGGCAAAGATGAAACGTTCAATGCCGTGGAAATGGTGAAATCACTTGAGGAAGTGAAGAGTTTTTTATTGGAGATCAAGAAAGAATTGTAG